In Actinomycetes bacterium, the genomic window CGCGTCCGCCGACCACCACCCGTGCGGAGCAATCCGGCCGGAGGGATGGGAACAACGCGGCGCTGGGGCTACGTTATGGAGTGCGTCGGTCCGGCCGGTACCCCGGGCCCCATCAATAGCCGCTACGAGCGAGCCACGCGCCGAGAGGCGTCCGACCGGACCGACGTCGATCACCTGATCACTGCGACCAGGGCCGACGCGCTAGTGCGCCGCCTCGTACTGAGCCAAGATCTCGGCCGGGATCCGGCCGCGCTCGCTCACCGCGAGCCCCTGCTCCTTCGCCCAGGCGCGCACGTCTGCGCTGGAGCCGCCGCGGGACGCCGCCCGCCGGGTGCCCCGCCGGGCGCGACCACCCGCACGCCGGGCCGTGCCCACCCACGGCGCGAAGTCCTCGCGCAGCTTGGCGGCATTCTTCGTGGACAGGTCGATCTCATAGCTCACACCGTCGAGGGAGAAACTCACTGTCTCCTCGGCGGTACCGCCGTCGACATCGTCGACAAGGACAACTTGGACTTTCTGCGCCATTTGTGGCCCACAATCTCTCAGGGGAATTGTTGCCGAGAGAAATCCAATCAGTCCGCCTGGACTTCGGCAAGTCGGCAAAGATGTACTCGTCAATATCCAAACAATTCCTACGAC contains:
- a CDS encoding Lsr2 family protein, yielding MAQKVQVVLVDDVDGGTAEETVSFSLDGVSYEIDLSTKNAAKLREDFAPWVGTARRAGGRARRGTRRAASRGGSSADVRAWAKEQGLAVSERGRIPAEILAQYEAAH